From Diospyros lotus cultivar Yz01 chromosome 4, ASM1463336v1, whole genome shotgun sequence, a single genomic window includes:
- the LOC127799178 gene encoding dihydroneopterin aldolase 2-like isoform X3 yields MDDDKVIKGDKLILRGLKFHGFHGVKPEERKLGQKFLVDVDAWLDLCEAGKSDNLSDTISYTEIYRIVKEVVEGEAQNLLESVAHLIASTTLTKFPLISAVRVKVGKPHVAVPGPVDYLGVEILRRREDIQN; encoded by the exons ATGGATGATGACAAAGTAATAAAGGGTGACAAGCTCATTTTGAGAGGCTTGAAGTTTCATGGATTTCATGGGGTAAAACCCGAAGAGAGGAAACTAGGTCAGAAGTTCCTTGTAGATGTCGATGCCTGGTTAGATCTTTGTGAGGCTGGTAAATCTGACAATTTGTCCGACACCATCAGTTACACTGAGATTTACCG CATAGTGAAAGAAGTTGTGGAGGGAGAAGCTCAAAATCTTCTGGAGTCTGTGGCTCACCTCATTGCTTCCACGACATTAACAAAGTTCCCTCTCATATCAGCCGTCCGTGTTAAAGTTGGAAAGCCTCATGTAGCAGTCCCCGGTCCGGTTGACTACCTTGGAGTAGAGATCCTCAGACGTAGAGAAGACATACAAAATTGA
- the LOC127800221 gene encoding uncharacterized protein LOC127800221 codes for MEKEQEEMQFLGVLGIYTESYKIIWSCRKIFSQITLSLILPLSFVFLAHIQVSNLFFYKIRHDQFLQHITPPGTKRHDKLSDLVSSDWALFWLFKFLYFTFLLALSLLSTAAVVYTVASVYTAREVTFRTVIAVVPKVWKRLMLTFLCSYSTLLLYNAVALLILILWAVTLAFTVAGTVVFFSILILYSVGFVYMTVVWQLASVVSVLEEFYGFRAMVKSKELIKGKTWVTVAIFFKLNFSLVAIHILFRILVVQADSVGVLGRIGFGILSFMLLCKLFLFGLVIQTVIYLVCKSHHHENIDKSALSDHLEVYLGEYVPLKAKDVQLEQFHV; via the coding sequence ATGGAGAAAGAGCAGGAAGAAATGCAGTTCCTGGGAGTGTTGGGCATCTACACAGAATCGTACAAAATCATCTGGTCATGCCGCAAGATCTTCAGCCAAATAACCCTTTCCCTCATCCTCCCCCTCTCCTTCGTCTTCCTCGCCCACATCCAAgtctccaatctcttcttctaCAAGATCCGCCACGACCAGTTTCTGCAACACATTACTCCGCCTGGCACCAAAAGGCACGACAAGCTCTCCGACCTCGTCTCCTCCGACTGGGCCCTTTTCTGGCTCTTCAAGTTCCTCTACTTCACCTTCCTCCTCGCCCTCTCCCTCCTCTCCACCGCTGCCGTCGTCTACACCGTTGCCTCCGTCTACACCGCCCGGGAAGTCACCTTCCGGACTGTCATCGCCGTCGTGCCCAAGGTCTGGAAGCGCCTCATGCTCACTTTCCTCTGCAGCTACTCCACCCTCTTGCTCTATAATGCCGTCGCACTGTTAATACTGATTCTTTGGGCCGTAACCCTCGCTTTCACCGTTGCCGGAACGGTGGTTTTCTTCTCGATTCTGATCTTGTATTCGGTTGGGTTCGTGTACATGACCGTGGTTTGGCAGCTGGCCAGCGTGGTCTCGGTGCTGGAAGAGTTTTATGGGTTCAGAGCGATGGTGAAGAGCAAGGAGTTGATCAAGGGGAAGACGTGGGTCACCGTTGCCATCTTCTTCAAGCTGAACTTCTCCCTGGTGGCCATACATATACTGTTCCGGATACTGGTTGTGCAAGCAGATTCAGTGGGGGTATTGGGCAGGATCGGATTTGGGATTCTGAGTTTCATGTTGCTCTGCAAGCTGTTTCTCTTCGGATTGGTCATTCAAACAGTGATCTATCTGGTCTGCAAATCACACCACCATGAGAACATCGACAAGTCGGCGCTCTCAGATCATCTTGAGGTTTATCTGGGAGAGTACGTTCCATTGAAGGCCAAGGACGTTCAGCTGGAGCAGTTCCATGTTTAG